A stretch of the Filimonas lacunae genome encodes the following:
- a CDS encoding SusC/RagA family TonB-linked outer membrane protein, which produces MRTIKPLFLCVLAVLLCSIQAWAQTRTLRGRVTDAVNGLPLANVTIALEGNGGGVATDSAGRFTLHAPAGAKLVVTHVGYATLKITPDDSNTLDILLQPANAADLGDVVVVGYGARKKATLTGSIVQVGEEVFKDRPLANAATALQGFIPGLQITRTSTRPGNEGLSIVMRGASSVSAVDPLIIIDGVPLIGTWEFNQINPNDIESVTALKDASAAIYGARAQGGVVLVTTKRGKGGKMQVSLNSNFNRNTIGITVPWASMSQWASLYLQTSTSDKRDVAGNPVEWFPQWTKDNLIKMAADSSFDYTDPSGIVHHYANNNWQDALYGPSWSNQQNLSVRGSNGKTAYMFSLGYSDNKSLLKTAYDGEKKYTTRFNYDYNISDRVRLETSVSFDNRTVQSPRNGVGNGYFDAPIFPVYNKLGQYYDDYGFRNPVAFTQSGGTTKNREGIVRLNAKLIAEVLKGLKLTGNAAVVKRDGWNTAYNQTFNLYNWLGTKVNSIQYGPPNNPAITETIGNTVYQTYSAQADYIKTIAKHHNIAVMAGTSAELSETKALSASRSQLQYDGLYDINTAISPTTASFTGLNSGGSSHWGLVSYFTRINYDYKRKYLLEVLGRRDGSSRFDISSRWSNFYGISGGWRITEEPFMKHINWLDELKIKGGYGETGGQASLGNYDYLALIGTGTALFGSTPALQTTGYLNGITTNQRTWERMAKKNIALEFGMLTNRLTGTFEMFENKNTGMLIRVVYPSILGGQAPTTNSGTLRTRGWELTLNWKDKIGAVQYNVGFNLFNAKNTVLSYAGANTWAEGKYTTPREGYPLNSIYVYKTDGYFQTQQQANDYFTKYGASGRVATYNGGAGATNVLRPGDLKVVDLDGDGKITPTGTGLKGSGDLYYYGDADPHYQFGINLGAQWRGFDFGAFIQGVYKWNILRTGNGRAPFFRNYLNVNTTYIGKTWTPDNPGAQYPRLSFDNNVNNWNWQFNDVNVQNLRYARLKMLVIGYTLPRSVANRIKADKLRVYFSGNDLFELTSVRDGFDPERGESSDNSYPFFRTWAFGLNLTF; this is translated from the coding sequence ATGAGAACAATCAAACCTCTATTCCTGTGCGTACTGGCCGTGCTGCTATGCAGCATACAGGCCTGGGCGCAAACCCGAACCCTGCGGGGAAGGGTAACCGATGCCGTTAACGGACTGCCACTGGCCAATGTTACTATTGCGCTGGAAGGCAACGGCGGCGGGGTGGCCACCGATTCGGCCGGACGCTTTACCCTGCATGCACCAGCCGGTGCAAAACTGGTGGTAACCCATGTTGGCTATGCCACCCTGAAAATAACCCCGGATGATTCCAACACCCTGGACATTCTGTTACAGCCCGCCAACGCTGCCGACCTGGGCGATGTGGTAGTGGTAGGCTATGGTGCCCGTAAAAAAGCCACCCTTACCGGCAGTATTGTGCAAGTAGGCGAAGAAGTGTTTAAAGATCGTCCCCTGGCCAATGCCGCCACCGCTTTACAAGGCTTTATACCCGGCCTGCAAATCACCCGTACCTCTACACGCCCCGGTAACGAAGGGCTGAGTATTGTAATGCGCGGCGCCAGCTCCGTATCGGCCGTTGACCCGCTGATCATAATAGATGGCGTGCCCCTGATAGGCACCTGGGAGTTTAACCAGATTAACCCGAACGATATAGAAAGTGTAACCGCGTTAAAAGATGCTTCTGCCGCTATCTACGGCGCACGTGCGCAAGGCGGTGTAGTGCTGGTAACCACCAAACGCGGTAAAGGCGGTAAAATGCAGGTGAGCCTCAACAGTAACTTCAATCGCAATACCATTGGCATTACCGTGCCCTGGGCCAGCATGAGTCAGTGGGCCAGCCTGTACCTGCAAACATCCACCTCCGATAAAAGAGATGTAGCAGGCAACCCCGTGGAGTGGTTTCCGCAATGGACCAAAGACAACCTTATCAAGATGGCCGCTGATTCCTCTTTCGATTATACCGATCCTTCCGGCATTGTACACCACTATGCCAATAACAACTGGCAGGATGCGCTGTACGGCCCTTCGTGGAGCAACCAGCAAAACCTGAGTGTACGCGGCTCCAACGGCAAAACCGCCTATATGTTTTCACTGGGCTACTCCGATAACAAAAGCCTGCTGAAAACCGCCTACGATGGCGAAAAGAAATACACTACCCGCTTTAACTACGACTACAATATCAGCGACCGTGTGCGCCTGGAAACAAGCGTATCGTTCGATAACCGCACGGTGCAAAGTCCGCGCAACGGCGTAGGCAATGGGTACTTCGATGCGCCCATCTTCCCCGTATATAACAAACTGGGCCAATACTACGATGATTATGGCTTTCGCAATCCCGTAGCCTTTACCCAAAGCGGTGGTACTACCAAAAACCGCGAAGGCATTGTGCGGCTGAATGCCAAACTGATAGCCGAAGTGCTGAAAGGATTAAAACTTACCGGTAACGCAGCCGTGGTAAAACGTGATGGATGGAACACCGCCTATAACCAAACCTTTAACCTGTATAACTGGCTGGGTACAAAAGTGAACTCCATACAATATGGCCCACCCAACAACCCCGCTATTACAGAAACCATTGGTAACACCGTATACCAAACCTATAGTGCCCAGGCCGATTATATAAAAACAATCGCTAAGCATCACAACATAGCCGTGATGGCAGGTACCAGCGCCGAACTTTCCGAAACCAAAGCCCTCAGCGCTTCCCGCTCGCAATTGCAATACGATGGCTTATACGATATCAACACCGCTATATCGCCCACCACAGCTTCGTTTACCGGCCTGAACTCCGGCGGTTCCAGCCACTGGGGACTGGTATCTTATTTCACCCGTATCAACTACGACTATAAAAGAAAGTACCTGCTGGAAGTGCTGGGCCGCCGCGATGGCTCGTCCCGCTTTGACATAAGCAGCCGGTGGAGTAACTTCTATGGTATCAGCGGCGGATGGCGTATTACCGAAGAGCCGTTTATGAAACACATCAACTGGCTGGATGAATTAAAGATAAAAGGCGGCTACGGCGAAACCGGCGGACAAGCCAGCCTGGGCAACTACGATTACCTGGCGCTGATAGGCACCGGCACTGCGTTGTTTGGCAGCACACCCGCCTTACAAACCACCGGCTACCTCAATGGCATTACCACCAACCAACGCACCTGGGAAAGAATGGCCAAAAAGAACATCGCCCTGGAGTTTGGCATGCTTACCAACCGCTTAACCGGTACGTTCGAAATGTTTGAAAACAAGAACACAGGCATGCTGATTCGCGTGGTATATCCCAGCATTCTGGGCGGACAAGCGCCTACCACCAACAGCGGCACCCTGCGCACACGCGGCTGGGAGTTAACCCTTAACTGGAAAGACAAAATAGGGGCCGTGCAGTACAATGTAGGCTTTAACCTGTTCAATGCTAAAAACACGGTACTGTCATATGCAGGAGCCAACACCTGGGCCGAGGGCAAGTATACCACCCCACGCGAAGGCTACCCGCTTAACAGCATTTATGTATATAAAACGGATGGCTATTTTCAAACACAACAGCAAGCCAACGACTACTTTACCAAATACGGCGCTTCGGGCCGCGTAGCCACCTATAACGGCGGTGCAGGTGCCACCAACGTACTGCGTCCCGGCGATTTGAAAGTGGTAGACCTCGATGGCGATGGTAAAATAACGCCTACCGGAACCGGCCTCAAAGGCAGTGGCGATTTGTATTACTATGGCGATGCCGACCCGCATTACCAGTTTGGTATTAACCTCGGTGCCCAATGGCGCGGCTTCGATTTTGGTGCTTTTATACAAGGCGTGTACAAATGGAACATCCTGCGCACCGGCAACGGTCGTGCCCCTTTCTTCCGCAACTACCTCAACGTAAACACTACTTATATAGGCAAAACATGGACGCCCGATAATCCTGGTGCGCAATATCCCCGCCTGTCGTTCGATAACAACGTCAACAACTGGAACTGGCAGTTTAACGATGTAAACGTGCAAAACCTGCGCTACGCCCGGTTAAAGATGCTGGTGATAGGCTACACACTGCCCAGGTCGGTAGCCAACCGCATCAAAGCCGATAAGCTGCGCGTGTACTTCTCCGGTAACGACCTGTTCGAGCTTACCTCTGTGCGCGATGGCTTTGATCCGGAACGCGGTGAAAGCTCTGATAACAGTT
- a CDS encoding two-component regulator propeller domain-containing protein, which yields MCQPLYHISKTLLHTAALYCLALCLLCQPKASAAPMPQLGFLDIEQGLSNNTVRCVFQDHNGFMWLGTFDGLNRYDGYDCKVYRNSLHNAHSLVHNIVLAVTEDSLHNIWVGTRQGVSRLTPLWDAFSTVYLKSHPQQPLNAVIKEVRADKNNNVFLATESMGLLLCRNGALAAEPVPLLEAGHLQADYTVKGVRVDAAGNVWALVYKHGLARYNYTTSRLELVSTSLPDAAWLGIQGSNLVIGSGASLYGYNPATPVPAVMLNYAQTYPDAGTLATFSIDEEGRYWIATVTGNLLSWKPGAPPVLVLDRKDASQSLSTLGFHALFIDRQSRKWIGTATSGAAIIDPLKGRFQMLTQQPGNPNSLADKVVSTLYEATDGNVYIGTDGGGVSIWNRQNNTFTTLQSGPGNAHALSDNAVTAITADHTQHIWINTFRHGVNRYTPATRSIEHYTLLNPVTHVEDRVTYGLLEDRDHRLWVSTLRQNGIYGALYTFNNTTNTFDLFDATLSDLFTLYEDGNGVLWGGNLHQLVKIDRVTKKHTYYNIGYAVRSIYEDSRGNLWVGTEGGGLQLFDRMRQQVTARYATAEGLCNDVVLTMLEDHNGHLWLSTFNGLARFDIAKRTFRNYYQADGLQSNQFHYNSALALRSGQLAFGGIKGLNLFYPEDIRGNHTMPPLQLTGLLMNNTPARADTSYVKAVTDGTITAITLPYNKATLAFTFTALEYTVPGKITYAYYMDGWDRSWNNAGNTRTAAYTHLDEGSYVFRVKSTNGEGEWNAQQIAVRVIVLPPWYRSWWAYLLYSACAIAAIYLFIAYKTRQTRLHYEVKEAQLQTKEAQLHAQQEKEVHEKRLTFFTNLSHEFRTPLTLIIDPVKEMLERDNEPAPKEGLHMVYRNARRLLSLVDQLLLFRKAETEADTLRVTQLNATELCSEVFYSFIQQARIKKLDYQFNSPAEPITLYGDREKLEIIVYNLLSNAIKFTPAGGKVQLHLHETDTQATLQVTDSGIGIPAGTGDKLFHRFYQAANSATTGKTGFGIGLFLVKHFTTLHHGQVTYQSQENEGTTFTITLQKGQAHVAQYPLYTAEPAAPAAIPVPEEVASTPDKGKELTALVTEKPTLLVVDDDDDLRSYVTKVFSNEFTVLQAVNGQEGLTLAQQYLPDLIISDITMDTLGGLDLCKQVKENNLLSHIPVILLTASTASETRLQGIEAGADDYITKPFEKELLKARVVSLLKKRNSLQQYFYNEITLQQNDGKVSVEYREFLDKCIRIVEDHLDDETFSIKTLTTEMGMSRSSLYRKVNSVSGQSIIGFIRFIRLRKAAELMINTENNVTEIASITGFNDIKYFRNHFAQLFGMNPSEYIRRFRKPFHNNLQLNKNIRKPE from the coding sequence ATGTGCCAGCCATTGTACCATATATCCAAAACGTTGCTGCACACAGCAGCCCTGTATTGCCTGGCCCTATGCCTGCTATGCCAGCCCAAAGCCAGTGCCGCACCCATGCCGCAGCTGGGCTTCCTGGATATAGAACAAGGCCTGAGCAATAACACCGTGCGCTGCGTGTTTCAGGATCATAACGGCTTTATGTGGCTGGGCACTTTTGACGGACTCAACCGGTACGATGGCTACGACTGCAAAGTATACCGCAACAGCCTGCACAATGCCCACTCACTGGTACACAACATAGTGCTGGCCGTAACAGAAGATAGTCTGCACAACATATGGGTAGGCACCCGGCAGGGCGTAAGCCGCCTGACCCCGCTGTGGGATGCGTTCAGCACCGTATACCTCAAAAGCCATCCCCAGCAACCCCTCAACGCCGTTATCAAAGAGGTGCGTGCCGATAAAAACAACAACGTATTCCTGGCCACCGAAAGCATGGGCCTGCTGCTATGCCGCAATGGCGCTTTGGCTGCTGAACCCGTGCCCCTGCTGGAAGCCGGTCACCTGCAGGCCGACTACACCGTAAAAGGTGTGCGCGTAGATGCCGCCGGCAATGTATGGGCGCTGGTATACAAACACGGACTGGCCCGCTATAACTACACCACCAGCCGCCTGGAACTGGTAAGCACCTCACTGCCCGATGCCGCCTGGCTGGGCATACAAGGCAGCAACCTGGTAATAGGCAGCGGTGCCTCCCTCTACGGTTATAACCCCGCCACACCCGTACCCGCCGTCATGCTCAACTACGCACAAACCTATCCCGATGCCGGCACCCTGGCCACTTTTTCTATTGACGAAGAAGGCCGCTACTGGATAGCCACCGTTACCGGCAACCTGCTATCGTGGAAGCCCGGCGCACCACCCGTGCTGGTGCTGGACAGAAAGGATGCCAGCCAAAGCCTGAGTACCCTCGGCTTTCACGCCCTGTTTATAGACCGGCAAAGCCGCAAATGGATAGGCACCGCCACCAGCGGCGCAGCCATCATAGACCCGCTCAAAGGCCGCTTTCAAATGCTTACCCAGCAACCCGGCAATCCCAATTCACTGGCCGATAAAGTAGTCAGCACCCTGTACGAAGCCACCGATGGCAACGTATACATAGGCACCGATGGTGGTGGCGTAAGCATCTGGAACCGGCAAAACAATACCTTCACCACGCTGCAAAGTGGCCCTGGCAATGCACACGCCTTATCCGACAACGCCGTTACGGCCATCACTGCCGACCATACACAACATATCTGGATAAACACTTTCCGGCATGGCGTTAACCGCTACACACCTGCCACCCGCAGCATAGAACACTACACCCTACTCAACCCCGTTACCCATGTAGAAGACCGCGTAACCTACGGCCTGCTGGAAGACCGCGACCACCGCCTATGGGTAAGCACCCTGCGGCAAAACGGCATTTATGGTGCCCTGTACACCTTCAACAATACCACCAACACCTTCGACCTGTTCGATGCCACCCTCAGCGACCTGTTTACCCTATACGAAGATGGCAACGGCGTGCTATGGGGCGGCAACCTGCACCAACTGGTAAAAATAGATCGTGTAACAAAAAAACATACGTATTACAATATCGGCTATGCCGTGCGCAGCATTTATGAAGATAGTCGCGGTAACCTGTGGGTAGGCACCGAAGGCGGCGGCCTGCAACTGTTCGACAGGATGCGCCAGCAGGTAACCGCCCGCTACGCCACCGCCGAAGGCCTGTGCAACGATGTAGTACTCACCATGCTGGAAGACCACAACGGCCACCTGTGGCTGAGTACCTTCAACGGTCTTGCCCGGTTCGATATTGCCAAACGCACCTTTCGTAACTACTACCAGGCCGATGGTCTGCAAAGCAACCAGTTTCACTACAACAGCGCACTGGCGCTACGCAGCGGCCAGCTGGCCTTCGGCGGCATCAAAGGCTTAAACCTTTTTTACCCCGAAGACATACGCGGCAACCACACCATGCCTCCCTTACAGCTTACCGGCCTGCTTATGAACAACACACCCGCCCGCGCCGATACCAGCTACGTAAAAGCCGTAACAGACGGTACCATCACCGCCATCACCCTGCCATATAACAAAGCCACGCTGGCCTTCACCTTCACCGCACTGGAATACACCGTGCCCGGTAAAATTACCTACGCCTATTATATGGACGGGTGGGATAGAAGCTGGAACAATGCCGGTAACACCCGCACCGCCGCCTACACCCACCTGGATGAAGGCAGCTATGTGTTTCGCGTAAAAAGCACCAACGGCGAAGGCGAATGGAATGCACAGCAGATAGCCGTGCGCGTAATAGTGCTGCCACCCTGGTACCGCAGCTGGTGGGCCTACCTGCTGTACAGCGCCTGCGCCATAGCTGCTATATACCTGTTCATTGCTTACAAAACCCGTCAAACCCGCCTGCACTACGAAGTAAAAGAAGCACAGCTGCAAACCAAAGAAGCACAGCTACATGCACAGCAGGAAAAAGAAGTACACGAAAAACGCTTAACCTTTTTTACCAACCTCAGCCACGAGTTTCGCACACCGCTTACCCTTATCATAGACCCCGTAAAAGAAATGCTGGAAAGGGATAACGAACCCGCGCCCAAAGAAGGCCTGCATATGGTATACCGCAATGCCCGCCGCCTGTTAAGCCTGGTAGATCAGCTATTACTGTTTCGCAAAGCAGAAACCGAAGCCGACACCCTGCGCGTAACACAACTCAACGCAACCGAACTGTGCAGCGAGGTATTCTACAGCTTTATACAGCAGGCCCGCATTAAAAAACTCGACTATCAATTCAACAGTCCTGCCGAACCCATCACCCTCTATGGCGATAGGGAAAAGCTGGAAATTATTGTATACAATCTCCTCTCCAACGCCATTAAGTTTACCCCCGCAGGCGGTAAAGTGCAGCTGCACCTACACGAAACCGACACCCAGGCCACCCTGCAGGTAACCGACAGCGGCATAGGCATACCCGCCGGCACGGGCGATAAACTGTTTCACCGTTTTTACCAGGCCGCCAATAGCGCCACCACCGGCAAAACCGGCTTTGGCATCGGCCTGTTTTTAGTAAAGCATTTCACCACCCTGCACCACGGCCAGGTAACCTACCAAAGCCAGGAAAACGAAGGCACCACCTTCACCATCACCTTACAAAAAGGGCAGGCCCATGTGGCGCAGTACCCGCTCTACACCGCTGAACCTGCCGCCCCCGCCGCCATACCCGTGCCCGAAGAAGTAGCAAGCACACCCGACAAAGGCAAAGAACTCACCGCCCTGGTAACAGAAAAGCCCACCCTGCTGGTAGTGGATGATGATGACGATTTACGCAGCTATGTAACCAAAGTGTTCAGCAACGAATTCACCGTGCTGCAAGCCGTAAACGGTCAGGAGGGCCTTACCCTGGCACAACAATACCTGCCCGACCTCATCATCAGCGATATTACCATGGACACCCTGGGCGGGCTGGACCTGTGCAAACAGGTAAAAGAAAATAATTTATTATCACACATACCCGTAATACTGCTCACCGCCAGCACCGCTTCCGAAACCCGCCTGCAAGGCATAGAAGCCGGGGCCGATGACTATATTACCAAACCGTTTGAAAAAGAGTTGCTGAAAGCCCGCGTAGTAAGCCTGCTTAAAAAACGCAACTCGCTGCAACAATATTTCTACAACGAAATAACCCTGCAACAGAACGATGGCAAGGTATCGGTAGAGTACCGCGAGTTCCTGGATAAGTGCATCCGCATAGTAGAAGACCACCTCGATGATGAAACCTTTTCCATCAAAACCCTCACCACCGAAATGGGCATGAGTCGCAGCAGCCTGTACCGCAAAGTGAATTCCGTATCCGGCCAAAGCATCATCGGTTTTATCCGCTTCATCCGTTTACGCAAAGCCGCCGAACTGATGATCAACACCGAAAACAACGTGACCGAAATAGCGTCCATCACCGGGTTTAACGACATCAAATACTTCCGCAATCATTTTGCGCAACTGTTTGGCATGAACCCCTCGGAGTATATCCGCCGGTTTAGAAAACCCTTTCACAACAACCTGCAACTGAACAAAAACATACGCAAACCAGAATAG
- the fucP gene encoding L-fucose:H+ symporter permease gives MTQKTAFTEKKFIVTFIFVTSLFLLWGVAHSISDVLNKHFQNVLQLSKSQSGLIQFSVFGAYFFMSIPAGLFMKRFGYKNGVMLGLLLFALGAFLFVPAANRVSFPFFRFALFILGCGMATLETVAHPFIAALGQQQTSDRRINFSQSFNALGTMIGPALGSNLLLAGATGTGNLTSVKTLYTGIAGVLVAVALAFAFVKVPALSAAHELHADEAQPDAAPGKKLLHHHHFVWAAIAQFFNVAAQAGTWGFFINYGHDVMGFSDARAGNYMILFMAMMALGRIAGTWLMKFIAPNKLLAAFAFGSMVMCCIVAQGWGWVSFSALLMINFFFSIMFPTIFSLGLKSLGRHTQQASSFISMGVVGGAFFPFVMGLIANHNVATAYYLPVVCYLVIFLFAVRFYQVKQG, from the coding sequence ATGACGCAAAAAACTGCTTTTACAGAGAAGAAGTTCATCGTAACATTTATATTCGTTACCTCCCTGTTCCTGCTATGGGGCGTAGCCCATTCTATCAGCGATGTGCTGAACAAGCATTTTCAAAATGTATTACAACTATCCAAATCGCAATCGGGCCTGATACAGTTTTCCGTGTTTGGCGCGTACTTCTTCATGAGCATTCCCGCCGGTTTGTTTATGAAACGCTTTGGCTATAAAAACGGCGTAATGCTGGGCCTGCTGCTGTTTGCACTGGGCGCCTTCCTGTTTGTGCCCGCTGCCAACCGCGTATCCTTTCCCTTTTTCCGCTTTGCCCTGTTTATACTCGGCTGCGGCATGGCTACACTCGAAACCGTTGCCCATCCCTTCATCGCCGCCCTGGGCCAGCAGCAAACCAGCGACAGGCGCATCAATTTCTCACAGTCGTTCAACGCACTCGGCACCATGATAGGCCCGGCACTCGGCAGCAACCTGCTACTGGCAGGGGCCACCGGCACCGGCAACCTTACCTCCGTTAAAACCTTATACACCGGCATAGCCGGGGTGCTGGTAGCCGTAGCGCTGGCCTTTGCCTTTGTAAAAGTGCCCGCACTCAGCGCCGCACACGAACTGCATGCCGATGAAGCGCAGCCCGATGCCGCACCCGGTAAAAAGCTGCTGCACCACCACCACTTTGTATGGGCCGCCATAGCACAGTTTTTCAACGTAGCCGCACAAGCCGGCACCTGGGGCTTCTTCATCAACTACGGACATGATGTAATGGGCTTTAGCGATGCCCGCGCCGGTAACTACATGATACTGTTTATGGCCATGATGGCCCTGGGCCGCATAGCAGGCACCTGGCTCATGAAGTTTATAGCCCCCAACAAACTACTGGCGGCCTTTGCCTTTGGCAGCATGGTAATGTGTTGCATAGTAGCGCAGGGCTGGGGCTGGGTATCGTTCAGTGCATTGTTAATGATTAATTTTTTCTTTAGCATCATGTTCCCCACCATATTCAGCCTGGGTTTAAAAAGCCTGGGCCGGCATACACAGCAGGCCAGCTCTTTTATTTCCATGGGCGTGGTAGGTGGTGCGTTCTTTCCCTTTGTAATGGGACTGATAGCCAACCACAACGTAGCCACTGCCTACTACCTGCCCGTAGTATGCTACTTAGTCATCTTTTTGTTTGCAGTGCGTTTTTACCAGGTAAAACAGGGATAA
- a CDS encoding glycoside hydrolase family 88 protein yields MNIRITIGILLLTACHTAPTFTPQKALDYCTRQAAATAAQLPGYDSLPRSIATNGTRWKLVDYKDWTSGFWPGVLWYVYEYTKDTAWKNKADTYSRTLTPLAYNKAYDHDIGFQLYCSMGNGYRLTHDTSYRRILLAAADTLATLFNPKAGTILSWPRNVQQLGGHNTIIDNMINLELLFWAGKNGSPHCYDIAVQHATTTMHNHFRPDHTCYHVVVYDTLTGQVLRRQTHQGYADNSVWARGQSWAIYGYTLCYRETHQPQFLTFAQQVADAYLQRLGEELIPYWDFDDAAIPQAPRDASAAAVTASALLELSTQVTDKVKSKHYYDKAVAMLAELSTPRWQSSGYNTALLQHSTGHKPNGSEIDAAIIYADYYYIEGLLRLQKLQKGNPIF; encoded by the coding sequence ATGAACATACGCATTACCATAGGAATACTACTATTAACAGCCTGCCACACAGCGCCCACCTTCACCCCACAAAAAGCGCTGGACTACTGCACCCGCCAGGCCGCTGCCACCGCCGCACAACTACCCGGCTACGACAGCTTGCCCCGCAGCATAGCCACCAATGGCACCCGCTGGAAACTGGTGGATTACAAAGACTGGACATCCGGCTTCTGGCCCGGCGTGCTATGGTATGTATACGAATACACAAAAGATACCGCCTGGAAAAACAAAGCCGATACCTACAGCCGCACCCTTACGCCACTGGCCTACAACAAAGCCTACGATCACGATATAGGCTTTCAGCTATATTGCAGCATGGGCAATGGTTACCGGCTCACACACGATACCAGCTACCGCCGCATACTACTGGCCGCAGCCGATACACTCGCCACCCTGTTCAACCCGAAAGCAGGCACCATCTTATCCTGGCCGCGCAACGTGCAGCAACTGGGCGGACATAACACCATCATCGATAACATGATTAACCTGGAACTGCTGTTCTGGGCCGGCAAAAACGGCAGCCCGCATTGCTACGATATAGCCGTGCAGCACGCCACTACCACCATGCACAACCATTTCAGGCCCGATCATACCTGCTACCACGTAGTAGTATATGATACCCTCACCGGCCAGGTGCTGCGCCGCCAGACGCACCAGGGCTATGCCGATAACAGCGTGTGGGCACGCGGACAAAGCTGGGCCATTTACGGCTACACCCTTTGCTACCGCGAAACTCATCAACCGCAGTTTCTCACCTTTGCACAGCAGGTTGCCGATGCGTACCTGCAAAGGCTGGGAGAGGAGTTAATACCCTATTGGGATTTTGATGATGCCGCCATACCACAGGCACCCAGGGATGCTTCTGCCGCTGCCGTTACCGCATCCGCCTTACTGGAATTGTCAACACAGGTAACCGATAAAGTCAAAAGCAAACACTATTACGATAAAGCCGTAGCCATGCTGGCCGAACTAAGCACACCGCGTTGGCAAAGCAGTGGCTACAACACCGCCCTGCTGCAACACAGCACCGGCCATAAACCCAACGGCAGCGAAATAGATGCAGCTATTATTTATGCAGATTATTATTATATTGAGGGCCTGCTGCGATTGCAAAAACTACAAAAAGGAAATCCAATTTTCTGA